GAATCTATGTGTGTCATGGCCCGACCTGCTCGCAGCATCAGGCGCGGCAGATCTGGAGCGCCTTGCAGAGCGAGGTGCGCGCCTGTCGGCTGAGCGATCGGTGCGAGCTGATCGTCAGCGGGTGCCAGGGCCGCTGCGACCACGGGCCGAATATCAACGTGTATCCGAACCTGACCAAATACGCGCACCTGACGCCCGAAAAAGTGCGGCGGATCGTCCACGAGCATCTGGCCGAAGGTCATCCGGTTGCGGAGTACACGTACCGCGACGAATGGTAGCGCAAGCAGCGCGAGGAGGTAGGGTGGACGGCTTGACGATCATGGCAATCGTGTTCGGCGCGGCGCTGCTGACGACGGCGGCGCTCACGCCGCTGGTGCGCGCGCTGGCCGATCGCTTTGGCGTCTACGCGCCGATGAACGCGCGCACGATCCACAAGCGGCCGATCTCGCAGCTTGGCGGTATTGCGATCTTCGCGGGCTTTGTGGTGGCGATGCTGCTCTCGGTGGTGCTGACCAACGTCACGGGCTGGCTGCCGCGCGACCGCTTCGAGAATCTGCGGGTGGTGCTGCTGCTGATCGGCGCGACGATGCTCTGGATCGTGTCGCTGATCGACGATCTGCGCGATCTCCCGGCGCTGCCGCGTCTGATCTGGCAATTCCTCTGCGCGCTGGTGGCGGTCGGCCCCTACCTGTGGGATCAGCGGCTCCACCAGCCGGATAATCAGGCGCTTGGCATCATTTTCACGGCGTTCAACAATCCCCTCGGCGGCGGTCAGATCAACTTCCATGCGCTGAGTCCGTGGCTGGCGATCGGCGTGACGGTCTTCTGGATCGTCGGCATGACCAACACGATCAACTGGATCGACGGTCTTGACGGACTGGCGGCTGGCGTGACCTTTATCGCGCTGGTGATTCTGGCGATCCACACGATTACGCTCAAGCAGTACACGATCGCGCTGCTGCCGCTGGCGCTCGCGGGCGCGTGCTGCGGCTTCCTGCCCTACAACTTCCATCCGGCGCGTATCTTCATGGGCGACTCCGGCGCGATGGTGCTGGGCTACCTGCTGGCGATCACGGCGATCATCGGCGGCGCGAAGCTGGCGACGGCGCTGCTGGTGCTCGGCATTCCGATCCTCGACGGCGTCTGGATGGTCTTCTACCGGCGCTTTACCGGCGGTCGCTCGATGGGAGCCGACCGGCGGCATCTTCATCATCGGCTGCTCGATCTGGGCCTGTCGCAGCGCCAGGTAGTCATGCTGTACTACGCCGTCAGCCTGCTCTTCGGCGCTATCGCGCTGCTGGTGCCCGACGGCTACCGGCTTTTCAAGCTCGGCGCGCTTGGCCTGCTGGTGCTCTTACTTGCGGGAGCGTTGATCTATGTCACACGACGCGGACCACGGCAGGCCAGCGCCGGACGATGAGGCCGCGCGGCTGCGGGACACCGTGCGGCGGCTGGTGTTGATGAAAGAGACTGGCCCCAAGAGCGCCGCCTGGCATCGCGCCCGCGTCCAGACGATCTGGCGGCTGCACCAGCGGCTTGAGCGGCAGGCAGC
This window of the Herpetosiphonaceae bacterium genome carries:
- a CDS encoding (2Fe-2S) ferredoxin domain-containing protein, translating into MSMQETRIYVCHGPTCSQHQARQIWSALQSEVRACRLSDRCELIVSGCQGRCDHGPNINVYPNLTKYAHLTPEKVRRIVHEHLAEGHPVAEYTYRDEW
- a CDS encoding MraY family glycosyltransferase, with translation MDGLTIMAIVFGAALLTTAALTPLVRALADRFGVYAPMNARTIHKRPISQLGGIAIFAGFVVAMLLSVVLTNVTGWLPRDRFENLRVVLLLIGATMLWIVSLIDDLRDLPALPRLIWQFLCALVAVGPYLWDQRLHQPDNQALGIIFTAFNNPLGGGQINFHALSPWLAIGVTVFWIVGMTNTINWIDGLDGLAAGVTFIALVILAIHTITLKQYTIALLPLALAGACCGFLPYNFHPARIFMGDSGAMVLGYLLAITAIIGGAKLATALLVLGIPILDGVWMVFYRRFTGGRSMGADRRHLHHRLLDLGLSQRQVVMLYYAVSLLFGAIALLVPDGYRLFKLGALGLLVLLLAGALIYVTRRGPRQASAGR